From the genome of Cognaticolwellia beringensis, one region includes:
- a CDS encoding TonB-dependent receptor: protein MNVFKKTSLAVCVNAAILASVSVVSTSALAQENANVADVVGVEVIEVTARKRTENIKDVPISVSALTPKKLEVLGSSGMDVRALSGKVPSLLIESSFGRTFPRFYIRGLGNTDFDLLASQPVSLIYDDVVLENALTKGMPMFDIERVEVLRGPQGTLFGRNTPAGIVKVQSKKPTQDFDANISGSYGSFGSTDFRVAIGGGLTDTLSARIALLQQDRDDWIDNKAPGFEQKDQLGGYAESAGRVQLLWEPNDDFSALFNYHFRDAEADARVFRANIIKPGTNDLVDDFDRETVFHDAAVRNNQTVDMKGTSLKIEYNMGNHTLTSVTGYESAEMFSVGDIDGGYGAAFLPDYMGPGFIPFPSETGARMPSHKQVTQEVRIASNDIGKIDYQFGFFTFDEDLIINNLSFNTLGGGVQDGIAIQKMETKAWAMFGSIDFEVTEKLNINAGLRYSDDERKWQGELVQSPFGAPSFSESNNVADTQISGDLSANYVLNDETNLYARLARGYRAPSIQGRSLLFSANSTTADSELVDSVETGFKSVFLENTARVDGSVYYYIVSDQQLTAVGGTGNVASLLNADKSVGYGFEIDSEYFITPDLALTASVSYNHTELQDDTVAVPGCGGGCTVTDPLNGDGLAMIDGNSLPQSPEWISNFAARWTKEVGDGEIYVYTDWSYRSEVNFFLYESIEFTGDALLEGGVRVGYEWYSDGAEYEVALFGRNITDEEQLTGAIDFNNLTGYVNEPRFWGVEFKANFF, encoded by the coding sequence ATGAATGTTTTTAAAAAAACGTCGCTCGCAGTATGCGTAAATGCGGCTATTTTAGCGTCTGTATCCGTTGTATCTACTTCGGCTTTAGCGCAAGAAAATGCTAATGTAGCTGATGTTGTTGGCGTTGAAGTTATTGAAGTAACTGCTCGTAAGCGTACAGAGAATATAAAAGATGTACCTATTTCAGTTTCGGCATTAACGCCTAAAAAACTTGAAGTATTAGGTTCTTCTGGTATGGATGTAAGAGCACTGTCTGGGAAAGTACCTAGCTTGTTAATTGAGTCTTCTTTTGGTCGTACTTTTCCTCGTTTTTATATTCGAGGTTTAGGTAACACCGATTTTGATTTGCTAGCATCACAACCTGTTTCATTAATTTATGATGATGTTGTTTTAGAAAATGCCTTAACTAAAGGTATGCCAATGTTTGACATTGAGCGCGTAGAAGTTTTACGTGGTCCTCAAGGTACATTGTTTGGCCGTAACACCCCAGCAGGTATTGTAAAAGTACAATCGAAAAAACCAACACAAGATTTTGATGCCAACATTTCTGGTTCTTACGGTAGTTTTGGTAGTACAGATTTCCGTGTTGCAATTGGCGGTGGCTTAACCGATACATTGTCAGCACGAATCGCACTATTACAACAAGACCGTGATGACTGGATTGACAATAAAGCTCCAGGGTTTGAGCAAAAAGATCAATTAGGTGGTTATGCTGAATCAGCGGGTCGCGTACAACTATTGTGGGAGCCTAATGACGATTTTTCAGCGTTATTTAATTATCACTTCCGTGATGCAGAAGCGGATGCACGTGTTTTTAGAGCCAATATTATTAAACCAGGCACTAACGACTTAGTTGATGACTTTGATCGTGAAACTGTTTTTCATGATGCTGCTGTTCGTAATAACCAAACGGTTGATATGAAAGGTACCAGTTTAAAAATTGAATATAATATGGGCAACCATACCTTAACTTCTGTTACTGGCTATGAGTCAGCTGAAATGTTTTCAGTTGGTGATATTGATGGTGGTTACGGTGCTGCATTCTTACCAGACTACATGGGACCAGGCTTTATTCCTTTTCCATCAGAAACTGGTGCAAGAATGCCTAGCCATAAACAAGTAACCCAAGAAGTTCGCATTGCCAGTAATGATATCGGAAAAATAGATTATCAATTCGGTTTCTTTACTTTTGATGAAGACTTAATTATTAATAATTTAAGTTTTAATACACTTGGTGGCGGTGTACAAGACGGTATTGCTATCCAGAAGATGGAAACAAAAGCATGGGCAATGTTTGGTTCAATTGACTTTGAAGTGACAGAAAAATTAAATATCAATGCTGGTCTACGCTATTCTGATGATGAGCGTAAATGGCAAGGTGAATTAGTTCAATCACCATTTGGTGCCCCGAGTTTCTCAGAAAGTAACAATGTCGCTGACACACAAATTAGTGGTGATTTAAGCGCTAATTATGTATTGAATGATGAAACCAATCTTTATGCACGTTTAGCTCGTGGTTACCGTGCGCCAAGTATTCAAGGCCGAAGCTTATTGTTCTCAGCAAATTCAACAACGGCAGACTCTGAATTAGTTGATTCTGTTGAAACGGGTTTTAAGTCAGTATTTTTAGAGAATACTGCACGTGTTGATGGCTCGGTTTATTACTATATTGTCAGCGATCAACAATTAACAGCTGTTGGTGGAACAGGTAACGTAGCAAGTTTATTGAATGCCGATAAATCAGTAGGTTACGGTTTTGAAATTGATTCTGAATACTTTATTACCCCTGATTTAGCCCTTACCGCTAGTGTTAGTTATAACCACACTGAGTTACAAGATGACACGGTTGCCGTGCCAGGTTGTGGCGGTGGTTGTACTGTCACTGATCCATTAAATGGCGATGGTTTAGCCATGATTGACGGTAATTCATTACCACAATCTCCAGAATGGATTTCTAATTTTGCCGCACGTTGGACTAAAGAAGTCGGTGATGGAGAGATTTATGTTTACACTGATTGGTCTTACCGCAGTGAAGTTAACTTCTTCTTATACGAGTCAATTGAATTCACTGGTGACGCGTTATTAGAAGGTGGTGTTCGTGTTGGTTACGAATGGTACTCCGATGGTGCAGAATACGAAGTAGCACTATTTGGTCGTAATATTACTGATGAAGAACAGCTTACCGGTGCTATCGATTTTAACAACTTAACCGGTTATGTAAACGAGCCTCGTTTTTGGGGTGTTGAATTTAAAGCTAACTTCTTTTAA
- a CDS encoding phosphopentomutase, whose translation MARAIVLVIDSFGIGHAPDAADFGDISANTFANLARYFYQHEKREIKLTNLAKMGLVQAAFEAGKCTFPVVKQAPEQGAFGYAAEISTGKDTPSGHWEMMGVPVLFDWDYFPKEGNAFPTDLIEKINQATGYDGILGDCHASGTDIINKLGQAHIKSGLPICYTSADSVFQVAAHEEHFGLDNLYKYCETVRELLGDMNVGRVIARPFIGNSPEDFTRTGNRRDYSVLPPAPTVLDVFTQAGGHVISVGKIADIYAHQGISEKTKATGIDALVDATISHINTAQDNSLIFTNLVNFDQDYGHRRDPVGYALALESFDLRLPEIISAMNEDDVLFLTADHGCDPTWHGNDHTREYVPVIAFHKQVRSVNIGERNTFADIGQTIAELFKLDKMPYGTSFLSDLDL comes from the coding sequence ATGGCAAGAGCAATAGTTTTAGTAATCGACAGTTTTGGCATAGGGCACGCGCCCGATGCAGCGGACTTTGGCGATATCAGTGCCAATACTTTTGCTAATTTAGCGCGCTACTTCTATCAGCACGAAAAACGTGAAATCAAATTAACGAACTTAGCAAAAATGGGCTTAGTTCAAGCGGCTTTTGAAGCCGGCAAGTGTACTTTTCCTGTTGTAAAACAGGCGCCTGAGCAAGGTGCTTTCGGTTATGCAGCAGAAATTAGTACAGGTAAGGATACACCTAGTGGACATTGGGAGATGATGGGTGTACCGGTACTTTTTGATTGGGACTACTTCCCAAAAGAAGGTAATGCTTTCCCTACTGATTTGATAGAAAAAATTAATCAAGCGACAGGTTATGACGGTATTTTAGGCGATTGCCATGCCTCAGGTACCGATATTATAAATAAACTTGGGCAAGCACATATTAAATCCGGATTACCTATTTGCTATACATCTGCTGACAGTGTTTTTCAGGTGGCGGCTCATGAAGAACATTTTGGCTTGGATAATCTTTATAAATATTGTGAAACAGTAAGAGAATTACTGGGTGACATGAATGTCGGCCGTGTTATCGCTCGACCTTTCATTGGCAACAGTCCAGAAGACTTCACTCGAACTGGAAATAGACGAGACTATTCTGTTTTACCGCCAGCACCTACGGTATTAGACGTATTTACCCAAGCGGGTGGTCATGTCATCAGTGTCGGTAAAATTGCCGATATTTACGCGCATCAAGGTATCAGTGAAAAAACTAAAGCAACCGGTATAGATGCTTTAGTGGATGCAACCATTTCACATATTAATACCGCACAAGACAATAGTCTGATATTTACTAACTTAGTCAATTTTGACCAAGACTATGGCCATCGTCGTGACCCTGTGGGTTACGCGCTTGCATTAGAAAGTTTTGATCTACGATTACCTGAAATTATTAGCGCGATGAATGAAGATGACGTGTTATTTTTAACGGCAGATCATGGCTGTGATCCAACTTGGCATGGAAATGATCATACGAGAGAGTATGTTCCTGTGATTGCATTTCACAAACAGGTTCGATCTGTTAATATTGGCGAAAGAAATACTTTTGCTGATATTGGTCAAACAATTGCAGAACTATTTAAATTAGACAAAATGCCCTATGGCACAAGTTTTTTGTCTGATCTTGATTTATAA
- the udk gene encoding uridine kinase: MQTNKPTIIAVTGASASGKSLFAQTIYDELLPELGSSGIAIMKEDSYYKSQSHLSMEERIKTNYDHPSAFEHSLLSQHLTQLSVGESVDIPTYCYKTHTRLEETVHLTPTPIILIEGILLFADKELRDKFDIKIYIDTPLDICLVRRINRDTIERSRSIASITEQYLTTVRPMYHQHIQPNKPFADIVVTRGGKNRMAIEMLKAKIRQLMNSNL; the protein is encoded by the coding sequence TTGCAAACCAATAAACCGACCATTATTGCGGTAACCGGTGCTTCAGCATCAGGAAAATCACTTTTTGCGCAAACTATTTACGATGAATTATTGCCTGAGTTAGGGTCAAGTGGTATTGCCATCATGAAAGAAGATTCTTATTACAAGAGTCAATCTCATCTGTCGATGGAAGAACGTATAAAAACAAATTACGACCACCCCAGTGCCTTTGAACATAGCTTATTATCACAACATTTAACCCAGTTAAGTGTCGGTGAAAGCGTTGATATACCGACATATTGCTATAAAACACATACTCGGCTAGAAGAAACTGTTCACTTAACGCCAACCCCCATCATTTTAATAGAAGGGATTCTCTTATTTGCTGATAAAGAGCTCAGAGATAAATTTGATATTAAAATTTATATTGATACTCCGTTAGACATTTGCCTTGTCCGTAGAATTAATAGAGATACCATTGAGCGTTCTCGTAGCATAGCGTCAATTACCGAACAGTATTTAACCACCGTACGTCCTATGTACCATCAGCATATTCAACCAAATAAACCTTTCGCTGATATTGTGGTGACGCGTGGCGGTAAAAATAGAATGGCAATTGAAATGCTAAAAGCAAAAATTCGTCAACTAATGAATAGCAATTTGTAA
- a CDS encoding NupC/NupG family nucleoside CNT transporter translates to MELGALRGVIGIFALLALAFFLSKDRSAINWRTVGFAFALQIILGAFVLYVPFGKDVLGSITNGVQQVINSAQAGISFLFGGLGTDAMYDNGVGFVFAIRVLPVIIFFSSLIAVLYYLNIMQWVVKIIGGGLQKLLKTSKPESLSATANIFVGQTEAPLVIRPYIAKMSQSELFAIMVGGLASVAGSILAGYAGLGVKLEYLIAASFMAAPGGLLMAKLLLPETEEINNDYSDVELAEAGAKPANVIDAAATGAASGLKLAVNVGAMLLAFIAIIALLNSMVTGFGSLLGFEGITIEWLLGYIFAPFAFLIGVPFEEMLQAGSFIGQKIVVNEFFAYVNFVEIKDTLSPTTQAIVTFALCGFANLSSIAILLGGIGSMAPNRRPDIARLGMKAMLAATMANLMSAAIAGVFVSL, encoded by the coding sequence ATGGAATTAGGTGCTCTTCGAGGAGTCATTGGCATTTTTGCGCTATTGGCATTGGCGTTTTTTTTATCAAAAGACCGCAGCGCAATTAATTGGCGAACTGTAGGCTTTGCTTTTGCATTACAGATTATATTAGGTGCGTTTGTACTTTATGTGCCATTTGGTAAAGATGTCTTAGGTTCAATAACTAATGGTGTTCAACAGGTTATTAACAGTGCACAAGCAGGCATAAGCTTTCTATTCGGAGGTTTAGGTACTGATGCAATGTACGATAATGGCGTTGGTTTTGTTTTCGCTATTCGTGTTCTCCCCGTTATTATATTTTTCTCATCGCTTATCGCCGTGCTTTACTACCTTAACATTATGCAATGGGTGGTAAAAATAATCGGTGGTGGTTTACAAAAACTGTTAAAAACTTCAAAGCCTGAATCCCTTTCTGCTACCGCTAATATTTTTGTCGGGCAAACAGAAGCTCCCTTAGTTATTCGCCCCTATATTGCAAAAATGAGTCAGTCTGAACTGTTTGCCATTATGGTAGGCGGCTTAGCCTCTGTTGCAGGTTCCATCTTAGCTGGCTATGCGGGTTTAGGTGTAAAACTTGAATACTTAATTGCCGCCTCTTTTATGGCAGCACCCGGTGGTTTGCTTATGGCGAAACTCCTCCTCCCTGAAACAGAAGAAATTAACAATGATTACAGCGATGTAGAGCTGGCTGAAGCAGGTGCTAAACCGGCTAATGTTATTGATGCAGCAGCCACGGGTGCCGCTTCAGGCCTTAAGCTTGCGGTTAACGTAGGTGCTATGTTACTTGCCTTTATAGCTATTATCGCTTTACTTAATTCTATGGTTACAGGCTTTGGCAGCTTATTAGGCTTTGAAGGCATTACTATTGAATGGCTACTCGGCTACATTTTTGCCCCATTCGCTTTCCTTATCGGTGTCCCTTTTGAAGAAATGTTGCAAGCAGGTAGTTTTATTGGCCAAAAAATTGTCGTTAATGAGTTCTTTGCCTACGTAAATTTTGTTGAAATTAAAGACACGTTATCACCCACCACTCAAGCGATCGTCACCTTTGCTTTGTGCGGTTTTGCTAACTTATCTTCTATTGCTATTTTATTGGGTGGAATTGGTTCAATGGCACCCAATCGCCGTCCTGATATTGCACGTTTAGGCATGAAAGCTATGCTTGCAGCTACAATGGCAAACTTGATGAGTGCGGCTATCGCCGGTGTATTTGTTAGCTTATAG
- the deoC gene encoding deoxyribose-phosphate aldolase, which yields MSTIKAYAQRALYMMDLTSLTDAENAEDIIQLCINAKSPRGNTAAICIFPRFVPLAKKQLVAQGTPDIKIATVTNFPHGNDDIEIAVAETKAAIAYGADEVDVVFPYKALINGNEEVGFDLVKACKQACGNSMLLKVIIETGELKTDKLITQASEICIAAGADFIKTSTGKVAVNATPKAAELMLKVIKNKNTQVGFKPAGGVKNAEDAAIYLDLATDILGANWATKANFRFGASSLLTNLLHTLGASNETADPTSY from the coding sequence ATGAGTACTATTAAAGCATACGCACAGCGTGCACTTTATATGATGGATTTAACCAGTTTAACCGACGCTGAAAATGCTGAGGATATTATCCAGCTGTGTATAAATGCCAAATCGCCACGCGGTAACACGGCGGCGATTTGTATATTTCCTCGTTTTGTCCCATTAGCGAAAAAACAGCTAGTAGCGCAAGGTACCCCTGATATAAAAATTGCCACGGTAACTAATTTTCCACACGGCAACGACGATATTGAGATTGCCGTTGCTGAAACAAAAGCTGCTATCGCTTATGGCGCTGACGAAGTTGATGTTGTATTCCCCTATAAAGCCTTAATAAACGGCAATGAAGAAGTAGGTTTTGACCTCGTCAAAGCTTGTAAACAAGCTTGTGGAAATAGCATGCTGCTGAAAGTAATTATAGAAACTGGCGAGCTGAAAACTGACAAGCTTATTACACAAGCCAGTGAAATTTGTATCGCAGCGGGCGCTGATTTTATAAAAACCTCAACCGGTAAAGTTGCTGTTAATGCCACCCCTAAAGCGGCTGAGTTAATGTTAAAAGTTATTAAAAATAAAAATACACAAGTTGGCTTTAAGCCTGCTGGTGGCGTGAAAAATGCAGAAGATGCCGCTATTTACCTAGATTTAGCGACAGATATTTTAGGTGCTAATTGGGCGACTAAAGCCAACTTTAGATTTGGAGCAAGTAGCTTGTTAACAAATTTACTTCACACCCTAGGGGCGAGTAATGAAACCGCAGACCCAACAAGCTATTAA
- a CDS encoding thymidine kinase, producing the protein MAQLYFYYSTMNAGKSTHLLQSSYNYQERGLATLLFTAQIDDRFAKGKVSSRLGIHADALLFDDNTDIFSQVKSQISESKIACILIDEAQFLTKRQVKELTNIVDELKIPVLAYGIRTDFLGETFIGSAALLAWADKLVELKTICHCGKKANFVMRCDEHGNAVKGGEQIEVGGNERYESLCRRHFKALVWD; encoded by the coding sequence ATGGCACAATTATATTTTTATTATTCAACGATGAATGCCGGTAAATCGACTCACCTTTTACAGTCATCTTATAATTATCAAGAACGTGGCTTAGCGACATTATTGTTTACGGCACAAATAGACGATAGATTTGCCAAAGGTAAAGTTTCATCAAGATTAGGCATACATGCCGACGCCCTGTTATTTGATGATAATACCGATATTTTTAGCCAAGTAAAAAGCCAAATTAGTGAGAGTAAAATTGCTTGTATTTTAATTGATGAAGCCCAGTTTTTAACTAAACGGCAGGTTAAGGAATTAACCAATATTGTTGATGAATTAAAAATTCCGGTGCTAGCTTATGGCATTCGTACAGACTTTCTTGGCGAAACGTTTATTGGCAGTGCCGCGCTATTAGCCTGGGCAGATAAATTGGTGGAATTAAAAACCATTTGTCATTGTGGTAAAAAAGCCAACTTTGTAATGCGATGTGATGAACACGGCAATGCTGTAAAGGGCGGAGAACAAATAGAAGTGGGTGGTAATGAACGCTACGAATCTCTTTGTCGTAGACACTTTAAAGCGCTAGTTTGGGATTAA
- the deoA gene encoding thymidine phosphorylase, giving the protein MLLPQEIIRTKRNGGSLSKEQIQSFVDGLVTKDFNDAQAGSMAMAIFQKGMETREIIDFTMAMKNSGDVLSWPELEGPIVDKHSTGGVGDKVSFMLAAIVAACGAYVPMIAGRGLGHTGGTADKLESIAGFNVQPSIGEFKRIVKDLGMAIISQTDNLAPADKRLYGIRDITATVESIPLITASILSKKLAAGLDTLVMDVKVGNGAMMSNIDDAKALAQSIVNVANGAGVPTQAIITDMNQVLGATAGNALEMAETVKYLNGTLREPRLHAVVVSLAKAMLVSAKVAENEDKALAKINSVLASGAAAEIFNKMIHALGGPSDFMEDPWRSMQRANCIKDVIALDHGYINGMQTRDIGLAVVGLKGGRTANGQQIDHSVGFDRVLPIGTLVNRGDVLARVHAEDENSANLASQQYQTALVIGEKAAEQTPVIYQTISA; this is encoded by the coding sequence ATGTTATTACCACAAGAAATAATTCGTACCAAACGAAATGGTGGCTCACTCTCTAAAGAACAAATTCAAAGCTTTGTTGATGGATTAGTAACAAAAGATTTTAATGATGCCCAAGCCGGTTCAATGGCGATGGCGATTTTTCAAAAAGGCATGGAAACTCGTGAAATTATCGACTTTACCATGGCGATGAAAAATTCAGGTGATGTGTTGTCTTGGCCTGAACTAGAAGGCCCAATCGTTGATAAACACTCAACGGGCGGTGTTGGCGATAAGGTTAGCTTTATGTTGGCCGCTATTGTTGCTGCTTGTGGTGCTTATGTGCCTATGATTGCAGGTCGTGGCTTAGGTCATACGGGTGGTACAGCAGATAAACTAGAAAGTATCGCTGGTTTTAATGTTCAACCCAGCATTGGTGAATTTAAACGTATAGTAAAAGATTTAGGGATGGCGATTATTTCCCAAACTGATAATTTAGCACCTGCAGATAAACGTTTATATGGCATACGAGACATTACCGCTACCGTAGAATCTATTCCCTTGATCACGGCTTCTATATTGTCTAAAAAATTGGCGGCAGGGCTTGATACTTTGGTTATGGACGTTAAAGTTGGCAATGGTGCAATGATGTCAAACATTGATGATGCAAAAGCGTTAGCGCAAAGCATTGTTAATGTTGCTAATGGCGCAGGTGTGCCAACGCAAGCTATTATCACGGATATGAACCAAGTGTTAGGTGCTACGGCTGGTAATGCTTTGGAAATGGCTGAAACGGTTAAATACTTAAACGGCACACTGCGTGAACCTCGACTGCATGCCGTGGTAGTCTCATTAGCTAAAGCTATGTTAGTTAGTGCAAAAGTTGCAGAAAATGAAGATAAAGCCTTAGCAAAAATCAACAGTGTTTTGGCTTCTGGTGCCGCCGCTGAAATATTTAACAAGATGATTCATGCGTTAGGTGGCCCAAGTGATTTTATGGAAGATCCTTGGCGTTCAATGCAACGTGCCAACTGTATTAAGGATGTTATTGCCCTAGATCATGGCTACATCAATGGCATGCAAACACGTGATATTGGTTTAGCTGTTGTTGGTTTGAAAGGCGGTCGTACGGCTAATGGTCAACAAATTGATCATAGTGTTGGTTTTGACCGAGTGTTGCCAATAGGCACGTTAGTTAACCGTGGTGACGTATTAGCCCGTGTGCATGCTGAAGATGAAAACTCAGCAAATCTTGCGAGTCAGCAATACCAAACGGCTTTAGTTATTGGCGAAAAGGCAGCTGAGCAAACACCGGTTATTTATCAAACCATTTCTGCATAG
- a CDS encoding cytidine deaminase, translated as MSKIKSDEILALVSAAKAGFEKAYAPYSNFHVGAAALTASGKIVKGCNVENASYGLTVCAERNCLAQGVISGEQVFKALVVYTNQEKLTPPCGACRQVIVEFLAPDALVMAVNHNNNKKQWTVNELLPDAFTPKDLLEK; from the coding sequence ATGTCAAAGATTAAAAGTGATGAAATATTAGCACTGGTTAGTGCTGCTAAAGCAGGCTTTGAAAAAGCCTATGCACCATACAGTAATTTTCACGTTGGTGCTGCAGCGTTAACGGCTAGCGGTAAAATCGTTAAAGGCTGTAATGTAGAAAATGCGTCGTACGGCTTAACCGTTTGTGCAGAACGCAATTGTTTAGCCCAAGGTGTTATTTCAGGCGAACAAGTATTTAAAGCTCTAGTGGTTTATACCAACCAAGAAAAGTTAACGCCGCCTTGTGGTGCTTGTCGACAAGTTATTGTCGAATTTTTAGCACCAGACGCACTGGTTATGGCTGTTAACCATAATAATAATAAAAAGCAATGGACAGTTAACGAACTATTACCTGATGCTTTTACTCCCAAAGATTTACTTGAAAAATAA